A genomic window from Cetobacterium sp. ZOR0034 includes:
- a CDS encoding cupin domain-containing protein codes for MIKRKNELEIKEIEGLRGGVGKLKMTEILSKDELQNEGKLFSRVILEKNSSIGLHKHVNDFEVYYILKGVGLVEEESGTYTVNEGDVVYTCDGEQHSLLNIGDSELEMLAVVINNNCN; via the coding sequence ATGATTAAACGAAAAAATGAATTAGAAATCAAAGAGATTGAAGGATTAAGAGGTGGAGTTGGAAAATTAAAAATGACTGAAATCCTATCTAAAGATGAACTTCAAAATGAAGGGAAACTTTTTAGTAGAGTCATTCTAGAGAAAAATTCATCTATCGGACTACATAAACATGTGAACGACTTTGAAGTCTACTATATCTTAAAAGGAGTTGGTCTAGTAGAAGAGGAAAGTGGTACCTATACAGTCAATGAAGGAGATGTAGTTTATACTTGTGATGGAGAACAACACTCTTTATTAAATATCGGAGATTCTGAATTAGAGATGTTAGCTGTTGTTATCAATAATAACTGCAATTAA